The proteins below come from a single Esox lucius isolate fEsoLuc1 chromosome 7, fEsoLuc1.pri, whole genome shotgun sequence genomic window:
- the LOC105011097 gene encoding ras-like protein family member 10B, with amino-acid sequence MHWPVVCENREGAGAAAGGRRGCGMPPPFRIAVLGAQGVGKTAIVQRFLHDDYSEGPVPATSHARRVHLSAAVLNGHVHDLQITDYPAIPSFPGSSLQEWTDSCCRGVRSAHVYILVYDICCFDSFEYVKTIRQQILETRVVGTGDTPILIVGNKRDLQRGRVIPRRNVSDLVRKNWKCGYVECSAKFNWHVLLLFGEALRSIGCASCKHVHATIRFQRALRNERCALM; translated from the exons ATGCACTGGCCGGTGGTTTGCGAGAACAGGGAGGGGGCTGGAGCGGCAGCAGGGGGTCGAAGGGGTTGCGGCATGCCCCCTCCGTTCCGCATTGCTGTCCTGGGGGCGCAGGGTGTGGGCAAAACTGCCATCGTGCAGCGCTTCCTCCACGATGACTACAGCGAGGGGCCGGTCCCAGCAACCAGCCACGCCCGCCGTGTCCATCTGTCGGCCGCTGTGCTCAATGGCCACGTGCACGACCTGCAGATCACAGACTACCCCGCCATCCCCAGCTTCCCGGGCAGCTCTCTGCAG GAGTGGACAGACTCCTGCTGCCGAGGTGTTCGCAGTGCTCATGTCTACATCCTGGTTTATGACATCTGCTGCTTCGACAGCTTTGAATACGTCAAGACCATCCGCCAGCAGATTCTAGAGACCAG GGTGGTGGGGACGGGGGACACGCCGATCCTGATTGTCGGGAACAAGCGGGACCTGCAACGTGGTCGCGTCATCCCCCGCCGCAACGTGTCCGACCTGGTGAGGAAGAACTGGAAGTGCGGCTATGTGGAGTGTTCGGCCAAGTTCAACTGGCACGTGCTGCTGCTGTTTGGGGAAGCCCTGCGCAGCATTGGCTGTGCCAGCTGCAAACACGTCCACGCCACCATCCGCTTCCAGCGGGCACTGAGGAACGAGCGCTGTGCTCTCATGTGA